A part of Drosophila willistoni isolate 14030-0811.24 unplaced genomic scaffold, UCI_dwil_1.1 Seg143.1, whole genome shotgun sequence genomic DNA contains:
- the LOC6648965 gene encoding chymotrypsin-1, translating to MASQRTLLLLGLFALGALASPPQGRILGGEDVVAGEYPWSASLRVDKTHVGSATIIGQNKLLTAGHLVSKIGTTPLDVSSVAVRVGSINQYAGGTILDVCDIVIHPSYGNFVHDIAVLTLCVDLEFTDKIAAATLPTKAEEPEEGEDAPSTELPNGTPVYVAGWGEQSDGSLAYKQQKSNFNTLSSSNCEYECGFGYEHSLCLTTGANQGICRGDAGSAVLDDNNILVGLASFIFGDCGSDYPNIAVRIYYYLDWINSLL from the exons ATGGCTAGCCAACGCACACTATTGCTACTCGGATTGTTTGCTCTTGGAGCTCTTGCCTCGCCGCCGCAGGGTCGTATTCTGGGCGGTGAAGATGTTGTGGCCGGTGAATATCCCTGGTCGGCATCGTTGCGTGTGGACAAAACACATGTCGGTTCGGCAACCATCATAGGCCAAAACAAATTGCTAACAGCGGGTCATTTGGTCTCCAAAATAGGCACCACACC TCTGGATGTCAGCAGTGTTGCTGTCCGTGTGGGCAGCATCAATCAATATGCCGGTGGCACTATTCTCGATGTTTGCGATATAGTAATCCATCCATCCTATGGCAATTTCGTTCATGATATAGCCGTATTGACGCTATGCGTTGATTTGGAATTCACCGATAAAATTGCTGCCGCCACTTTGCCCACCAAGGCTGAGGAGCCCGAGGAGGGTGAGGATGCCCCCAGCACTGAGCTGCCCAATGGAACACCCGTCTATGTGGCCGGTTGGGGTGAACAATCGGATGGCTCTTTGGCCTACAAGCAACAGAAATCCAATTTCAATACCCTCAGCTCGAGCAATTGTGAATACGAATGCGGTTTTGGCTATGAGCATTCCCTCTGTCTGACCACTGGAGCCAATCAGGGCATTTGCCGTGGTGATGCCGGCTCAGCTGTCCTCGATGATAACAATATCCTCGTGGGCTTGGCCAGTTTCATTTTTGGCGATTGTGGCAGTGATTATCCCAATATAGCTGTTCGTATCTATTACTATTTGGATTGGATCAACAGCCTTCTATAA
- the LOC6648966 gene encoding chymotrypsin-1, which produces MTQLSSFLIYCSIALIGLNNCNAIKIDGRILGGEEADANATPYAASLRVDNAHACGASILDETHLVTAAHCLYRNAQLIDASRLSIRVGSTNQYAGGRIYAISKVTPHPDFYKLTNNIAVITTSEPLAWTTRIQPIALPSSDSELPQEGDEVIVAGWGTTVDGSTSYKIREIALTYSSSAVCLDAYSDQDSRSFCLSHALKEGTCHGDGGCGAVYNNELVGLTNFVVGACGSRYPDVFVNVRSYLDWLNEQLAA; this is translated from the exons ATGACGCAACTTTCGAGTTTCTTGATTTACTGTTCGATCGCCTTGATCGGTTTGAACAATTGCAATGCCATCAAAATTGATGGACGCATTCTGGGCGGTGAAGAGGCTGATGCCAATGCCACGCCCTATGCGGCCTCATTGCGAGTGGATAACGCCCATGCGTGCGGAGCATCCATTCTGGATGAGACACATTTGGTGACGGCAGCTCATTGTCTCTATCGTAACGCTCAACT TATTGATGCCTCCCGCCTTTCTATACGTGTGGGCAGCACCAATCAGTATGCTGGAGGACGCATCTATGCCATATCCAAGGTCACACCTCATCCCGATTTCTACAAGCTCACCAATAATATAGCCGTAATTACAACAAGTGAACCTCTGGCATGGACGACACGCATCCAGCCAATTGCATTGCCCAGCAGCGATTCGGAATTGCCCCAAGAGGGCGATGAGGTAATTGTGGCCGGTTGGGGTACCACTGTGGATGGCTCCACCTCGTACAAGATTCGCGAGATAGCCCTCACATACTCCTCCAGCGCGGTGTGCCTGGATGCCTACAGTGATCAGGATAGTCGCAGTTTCTGCCTCTCGCACGCCTTGAAGGAGGGCACTTGCCATGGCGACGGCGGCTGTGGCGCCGTCTACAACAACGAACTGGTCGGTCTGACCAACTTTGTGGTGGGAGCCTGTGGCTCACGTTATCCCGATGTCTTTGTCAATGTTCGCAGCTATTTGGATTGGCTGAATGAACAACTCGCCGCCTAA
- the LOC6648967 gene encoding serine protease SP24D-like, protein MLRTLIPLIVAVVVVLASAVPLLELEGRVVGGVDATTGQFPHQISLRYSGSHICGGSIIARQYILTAAHCVTSELENGTLIVTPANLLSIRAGSLDRFAGGVISQVIEVKVHENYGNFLNDVALMLLEKPLIFSSQIQAIPLASVNTPEDTDIIISGWGRLKTGGDIPRILQWNTLSSLSQRSCMTSTFMFTSSLLCLAHTEGNGACNGDSGGPAILNGEIVGIAGFVMSGCGSSNPDGYAKVFYHRDWIIEHANL, encoded by the exons ATGTTGAGAACTCTGATCCCACTGATTGTTGCCGTCGTCGTGGTCCTGGCCTCGGCTGTTCCTCTGCTGGAATTGGAGGGACGCGTGGTGGGTGGCGTGGACGCTACAACTGGTCAATTTCCTCATCAGATCTCATTGCGTTACTCGGGATCCCATATTTGCGGTGGCTCGATCATAGCCCGCCAATATATCCTGACAGCAGCTCATTGCGTCACCAGCGAACTGGAGAATGGCACATTGATTGT tACCCCGGCCAATCTGTTGAGCATACGTGCTGGTAGCTTGGATCGCTTTGCTGGCGGCGTTATTAGCCAAGTGATTGAAGTCAAAGTCCATGAGAATTATGGCAACTTTTTGAACGATGTGGCTCTTATGCTGCTGGAAAAGCCATTGATATTTTCTTCTCAAATTCAGGCCATACCATTGGCCAGTGTGAATACACCCGAGGATACGGATATCATTATTTCCGGATGGGGTCGTTTGAAAACTGGTGGCGATATTCCACGCATTCTGCAATGGAACACACTGAGCTCGTTGTCCCAGCGCTCTTGCATGACGTCCACATTCATGTTCACATCGAGTCTTCTCTGCCTGGCCCACACAGAGGGCAATGGGGCTTGCAATGGAGATTCGGGCGGTCCGGCCATATTGAATGGCGAAATTGTTGGCATCGCTGGCTTCGTTATGAGTGGCTGTGGCTCCAGTAATCCCGATGGATATGCCAAGGTCTTCTATCATCGTGACTGGATCATTGAGCATgcaaatttgtaa
- the LOC111519331 gene encoding serine protease SP24D-like, with product MPPVPRPRIISGTAAHLGQFPYMVSVRMDDKHICGGTILSPEIVVTAAHCVYGKPANWLFVHAGITRLNAYDDGEVIQVAQYIVHHVFNKHARGTFDVAVLHLSRNLTFSSEINSIPMATIDPPVDSLVTVCGWGATFNVGPVSNELLYLNLKLLSRQYCQKNHYLRLSPTTMCLYHNENAGACHGDSGGPAVYNGELVGIASWVLGSCGHAEPDGYERVSELHSWILEQMEILSKYV from the exons ATGCCGCCGGTGCCTCGTCCACGGATTATTAGCGGTACTGCCGCCCATCTCGGACAATTTCCCTATATGGTTTCAGTGCGCATGGATGACAAACATATATGTGGTGGCACCATACTGTCTCCGGAAATTGTCGTAACCGCTGCTCATTGTGTTTATGG AAAGCCGGCTAATTGGCTCTTTGTTCATGCTGGCATTACACGACTCAATGCCTATGATGACGGTGAGGTGATCCAAGTGGCGCAATACATTGTGCATCATGTCTTCAACAAGCATGCTCGTGGCACCTTTGATGTGGCCGTTCTGCATCTGTCGCGGAATCTAACATTCAGCTCCGAGATCAACAGCATTCCCATGGCCACCATTGATCCGCCGGTTGACAGCTTAGTGACCGTTTGCGGATGGGGTGCCACCTTCAATGTGGGTCCCGTGTCCAATGAACTGCTCTATCTCAATCTGAAGTTACTTTCACGGCAATATTGCCAAAAAAATCATTATCTGAGATTGTCACCCACAACCATGTGTCTGTATCACAATGAAAATGCTGGAGCCTGTCATGGTGACTCTGGTGGTCCGGCTGTCTATAATGGTGAACTGGTGGGCATTGCCAGTTGGGTCTTAGGCTCCTGTGGCCATGCTGAACCCGATGGCTATGAACGCGTTTCCGAATTGCATTCATGGATTCTCGAGCAAATGGAAATATTGTCCAAATATGTGTAA